One window from the genome of Terriglobales bacterium encodes:
- the tnpA gene encoding IS200/IS605 family transposase produces the protein MAHSFVNNNLHCVFSTKERQNLIRPEFEQRLWKLVVSVAAERGMRVPAIGGIENHIHILLSVPAVLPLAKAIQSIKGVSSKWINEKFPGHGRFAWQEGYGAFSVSASQIENTIRYIRNQKKHHRKQTFEEEYVLFLKKNGMEYDERFVFA, from the coding sequence ATGGCACATTCTTTCGTGAACAACAATCTGCATTGTGTTTTCAGCACAAAAGAGCGGCAGAACCTGATCCGTCCCGAATTCGAGCAACGTTTGTGGAAACTCGTCGTCTCCGTGGCGGCCGAGCGCGGCATGAGAGTTCCGGCCATTGGCGGCATCGAAAATCATATTCACATCCTGCTTTCTGTTCCGGCGGTGTTGCCCTTGGCAAAAGCCATCCAGAGTATCAAGGGAGTCTCTTCCAAATGGATCAACGAAAAATTTCCCGGACACGGCAGATTTGCCTGGCAGGAGGGTTACGGCGCATTCAGCGTGAGCGCTTCCCAAATTGAAAACACGATCCGATATATCAGGAACCAGAAGAAACATCACCGGAAACAGACCTTCGAAGAAGAATATGTTTTGTTTTTGAAAAAGAACGGCATGGAATACGACGAGCGCTTTGTATTTGCATAG
- a CDS encoding SIR2 family protein, producing MLNADDDKTIKSLNLLRRVVTESTRPVVFWIGAGTGSWLGYPLWKELARQLKRHFTKYVTGLNRTALQAEMDSGDFPAFFQMCKDLDSKQYYDFLSKSFPPMKTTVEYAHFIDLVQRLEPFHIVTTNVDEALESRLRNATVLQTTNLPRSIDLLNSRASFIAKLHGSSSAIEDAVFAKGDYDALLQIKGYLSSLNHLFLTCTVIFLGYSVRDTYVLKLLADNVEDTAFFGTGPHFVTTTTERHDLSSLHQISYDLRRHPDHRAAMTVLDYVWQAKLIAQTGTLPIEISDTVQQPVSSPKPSIYYISDFKPPGTWHDFSAASILSHDTGATGHITIGLGFTNEEIPSAVTTAPHDLVVGLICFDYVYLPLIAASALFQLVGEELLKRILEEDVVRFLHTENEMSAIFAEGEVLGVIDLIQPKSMDGLQPQSPSEVISRHFSPKPGQEEPANKILQDMESKVIIFKDSVKLDIAPFTRNCLLMPGISRLLGIGEAILPSQVPIWLKFPYLRLAHLVHTGVLCDKLNMIATKLPFGGVQLTTAAFGIRIAQEWSDEYASYAVTRNFNSDLGTYVLQQPQIISSILQFRRSSEGEALRKEVKEQLLSHEGTEFATSVNAGLRRNIPMTVLQRAHDKLAILMTTSGRAATTSAVWSSRLLLDDTTYLWRKKALQTLLDLCREKGITQNDPCVCGSGDKLYQCCMFPLNQ from the coding sequence ATGTTGAATGCAGACGACGATAAGACAATTAAATCGCTTAATTTACTCCGGCGGGTGGTAACTGAGTCAACCCGACCTGTTGTGTTCTGGATTGGTGCGGGCACAGGTTCATGGTTGGGCTATCCTTTGTGGAAGGAACTCGCTCGTCAACTAAAGCGCCATTTCACGAAGTATGTGACTGGTTTAAATCGGACTGCGTTGCAAGCAGAAATGGATTCCGGTGACTTTCCAGCGTTCTTTCAGATGTGCAAAGATCTTGATTCAAAGCAATACTATGATTTTCTGTCAAAGAGTTTTCCACCGATGAAAACTACAGTGGAGTACGCGCACTTCATTGACCTCGTTCAGCGGTTGGAGCCCTTCCATATTGTGACAACAAATGTGGACGAAGCATTGGAGAGTCGACTACGAAATGCAACAGTTCTCCAAACGACCAATTTGCCCCGTTCTATTGATCTCTTAAACTCTCGGGCAAGTTTTATTGCAAAATTGCACGGCTCATCCAGCGCGATTGAAGACGCGGTGTTTGCTAAGGGCGACTACGATGCGCTGCTTCAAATTAAGGGTTACTTATCATCGTTAAATCATTTATTTCTCACTTGCACAGTAATATTTCTCGGCTACAGTGTACGGGACACGTATGTTCTGAAACTTCTAGCGGATAACGTCGAAGACACGGCGTTTTTTGGAACCGGTCCACATTTTGTTACTACGACCACCGAGCGCCATGATTTGTCTAGCTTGCACCAAATCTCTTATGACTTAAGACGGCATCCTGATCATCGGGCCGCGATGACAGTCCTCGATTATGTTTGGCAAGCAAAGCTGATCGCCCAAACTGGTACACTCCCGATTGAGATATCCGATACTGTTCAGCAACCGGTTAGTTCTCCTAAGCCAAGCATCTACTACATCTCTGATTTCAAACCTCCGGGAACATGGCACGACTTTAGCGCTGCGAGCATTTTGTCACACGATACAGGCGCTACAGGGCACATAACGATTGGGTTGGGATTCACAAATGAAGAAATTCCATCAGCGGTGACTACCGCACCTCATGATTTGGTAGTAGGACTGATTTGCTTTGACTACGTCTATCTACCACTCATCGCAGCATCGGCATTATTTCAACTCGTGGGCGAAGAGCTTTTGAAACGAATATTGGAAGAGGACGTAGTTCGTTTTTTGCATACTGAGAATGAGATGTCAGCCATTTTTGCTGAGGGCGAGGTTCTAGGAGTCATTGACTTGATTCAACCTAAAAGCATGGACGGTCTTCAGCCGCAGTCCCCTTCGGAAGTTATCAGTCGCCATTTTTCACCGAAACCAGGTCAGGAAGAACCGGCAAACAAGATCCTGCAGGACATGGAGTCCAAGGTTATCATTTTCAAAGACAGCGTAAAGCTCGATATAGCTCCGTTTACCAGAAACTGTTTATTGATGCCTGGAATTTCTAGATTGTTGGGAATTGGGGAAGCCATTTTGCCATCTCAGGTGCCGATTTGGTTGAAATTCCCATATCTGCGGCTCGCGCACTTAGTTCATACAGGTGTATTGTGCGACAAACTGAACATGATCGCCACCAAGCTGCCTTTCGGTGGAGTACAACTAACCACAGCTGCATTCGGTATCAGAATAGCCCAAGAATGGAGTGATGAATACGCTAGCTATGCAGTCACCCGTAATTTTAATTCTGATCTCGGTACGTATGTACTCCAGCAGCCGCAAATAATCAGCAGCATATTGCAATTTCGTAGGTCATCAGAAGGAGAAGCACTTCGGAAAGAAGTCAAGGAACAGCTATTGAGCCATGAAGGAACAGAATTCGCTACGTCTGTGAACGCAGGCCTCAGACGGAATATCCCAATGACGGTGCTCCAAAGAGCTCACGATAAGCTAGCTATCTTGATGACGACCAGTGGACGAGCCGCCACCACTTCAGCGGTTTGGTCATCTCGTTTGTTGCTGGACGACACGACGTACCTCTGGCGTAAGAAGGCACTGCAGACGCTTCTTGACCTATGCAGAGAGAAGGGGATTACGCAAAACGATCCGTGTGTGTGTGGCTCCGGAGACAAGTTATATCAATGCTGCATGTTTCCTCTAAATCAATGA
- a CDS encoding S41 family peptidase, producing the protein MRKLIFCSSILVLVVLFGVATTAGGAGSKQQEEKISSMDRGRAQQMLDDIGSDLRKHYYDPTFHGVDLEAMLREYKQRIQNAETMNMALSHVAAALDTLQDSHTFFLPPAHAYHHSYEWKIQVVGERCYVTQVKPKSDAEAKGVKPGDEVVSINSYPPDRVNLRKIEYVFNILRPQPGLRVVLRDPTGSERQVDVMANMKAGQRIKDLTGEGIWDVIREGENKEHFMRARYVEVGDELMILKLPEFDFAPSEIEGMLGRARKHKALVLDLRSNPGGSEETLKYLLGGMFENDVKIGNRVGRETKQEAVITKGGHNPFQGKLVVLLDSRSASAAELFARVIQLEKRGTVLGDQSSGSVMEARHYSYTMGVDTVIPFGASITRADLIMSDGKSLEHTGVTPDEISLPTAADLASGHDPVLAHAAQILGVKLSPEDAGKMFPYEWPPE; encoded by the coding sequence ATGAGAAAGCTAATTTTCTGCAGCTCTATCTTGGTATTGGTTGTGCTTTTCGGAGTTGCCACCACGGCAGGTGGGGCGGGGTCCAAGCAGCAGGAGGAGAAGATATCGAGCATGGATCGCGGGCGGGCGCAGCAAATGCTCGATGATATCGGCAGCGACCTCCGCAAGCACTACTACGATCCCACATTCCACGGTGTTGACCTGGAGGCGATGTTGCGCGAGTACAAGCAAAGGATCCAGAACGCCGAGACGATGAATATGGCGTTGTCGCACGTCGCGGCCGCGCTGGACACGCTGCAGGACTCCCACACCTTTTTTCTTCCTCCTGCGCACGCGTACCACCACAGTTATGAATGGAAAATTCAAGTTGTCGGGGAACGCTGTTACGTGACGCAGGTCAAGCCTAAGAGCGATGCGGAGGCAAAAGGAGTGAAGCCCGGGGACGAGGTGGTGAGCATCAACAGCTATCCGCCCGACCGCGTCAACCTTAGGAAGATCGAATACGTATTCAACATCCTGAGGCCGCAACCCGGATTGCGGGTGGTGCTGCGCGACCCCACGGGCAGCGAGCGCCAAGTGGATGTGATGGCAAACATGAAGGCGGGCCAGCGCATAAAAGACCTGACGGGAGAAGGCATCTGGGACGTGATTCGCGAGGGGGAGAACAAGGAGCACTTCATGCGCGCGCGCTACGTAGAGGTGGGCGATGAGTTGATGATCCTGAAGTTGCCTGAGTTCGACTTCGCTCCGTCTGAGATCGAGGGAATGCTGGGAAGGGCGCGCAAACATAAAGCTCTGGTCCTGGACTTGCGAAGCAATCCCGGAGGCAGCGAGGAGACGCTTAAGTATCTGCTGGGAGGGATGTTTGAAAACGACGTGAAGATTGGCAATCGCGTGGGACGAGAGACGAAGCAAGAAGCAGTCATCACCAAGGGCGGGCACAATCCCTTTCAGGGCAAACTGGTGGTGCTGCTGGATAGCAGGTCAGCCTCGGCGGCGGAGCTGTTTGCGCGGGTGATTCAGCTTGAAAAGCGCGGAACCGTGCTCGGTGACCAGAGCTCGGGCAGCGTGATGGAGGCCAGGCACTACAGCTACACCATGGGTGTGGACACCGTGATTCCCTTCGGCGCATCCATCACCAGGGCCGACCTGATTATGAGCGACGGCAAAAGCCTGGAGCACACTGGAGTAACGCCGGACGAGATTTCGTTGCCCACGGCAGCGGACCTGGCCAGCGGCCACGACCCCGTCCTGGCGCACGCCGCCCAGATCTTGGGAGTCAAACTCAGCCCCGAGGACGCGGGAAAAATGTTCCCCTATGAGTGGCCGCCAGAATGA
- the groL gene encoding chaperonin GroEL (60 kDa chaperone family; promotes refolding of misfolded polypeptides especially under stressful conditions; forms two stacked rings of heptamers to form a barrel-shaped 14mer; ends can be capped by GroES; misfolded proteins enter the barrel where they are refolded when GroES binds) translates to MAKQIVHGEESRQAILRGVNILADAVKVTLGPKGRNVVIEKKFGSPTITKDGVTVAKEIELKDTQENMGAQMVREVASKTSDVAGDGTTTATVLAQAIYREGVKTVAAGANPMAMKRGIEKAVAAVCGTIDKHGERKKGLLDDLSKPVTGEMIAQVGTISANNDETIGKIIAEAMKKVGKDGVITVEESKTMETQLDVVEGMQFDRGYLSPYFVTDPERMEAVLEDAYILIYEKKISSMKDLLPILEQIAKSGKPLLIVAEDVEGEALATLVVNKLRGTLQAVGVKAPGFGDRRKAMLQDIAILTGGKAITEDLGLKLENIQLQDLGRAKKITVDKDNTTIVEGKGKPVEIEGRVKEIRSQVENTTSDYDREKLQERLAKLVGGVAVIKVGAATETEMKEKKARVEDAMHATRAAVEEGIVPGGGVALVRCIPAIDKLKLEGDELIGANIVKRALEEPLRQIVANAGEEGAIVVGKIREHKDPDYGYNAQTGEFEHLVKAGVIDPTKVTRTALQNAGSIAALMLTTEALVSEIPDDKKEAPMPGGHGGMGGF, encoded by the coding sequence ATGGCAAAGCAAATTGTACATGGCGAGGAGTCGCGACAGGCGATCCTCCGCGGCGTCAACATTCTGGCGGACGCCGTGAAAGTGACGCTCGGTCCCAAGGGCCGCAACGTCGTTATTGAAAAGAAGTTCGGTTCGCCCACCATCACCAAGGACGGCGTAACCGTAGCTAAAGAAATTGAACTGAAAGACACCCAGGAAAACATGGGCGCGCAGATGGTGCGTGAAGTCGCCAGCAAGACCTCGGACGTAGCCGGCGACGGCACCACCACCGCCACCGTGCTGGCGCAGGCCATCTATCGCGAAGGCGTGAAGACGGTTGCCGCCGGAGCCAATCCGATGGCGATGAAGCGCGGCATCGAAAAGGCCGTAGCCGCGGTTTGCGGCACGATCGACAAGCACGGCGAGCGCAAAAAGGGACTGCTCGATGACCTCAGCAAGCCCGTCACCGGCGAGATGATCGCCCAGGTGGGCACCATCTCGGCCAACAACGATGAGACCATCGGCAAGATCATCGCCGAGGCCATGAAGAAGGTCGGCAAAGATGGCGTGATCACCGTGGAAGAATCCAAGACCATGGAAACCCAGCTCGACGTGGTTGAGGGCATGCAGTTCGACCGCGGATACCTCTCTCCCTACTTCGTCACCGATCCTGAGCGCATGGAAGCGGTGCTTGAAGACGCTTATATCCTTATCTACGAAAAGAAAATCTCATCCATGAAAGACCTGCTGCCCATCCTGGAGCAGATTGCCAAGAGCGGCAAGCCGCTGCTGATCGTCGCCGAAGATGTTGAAGGCGAAGCGCTGGCTACTCTGGTGGTCAACAAACTGCGTGGCACGCTGCAGGCTGTGGGCGTAAAGGCCCCTGGCTTCGGCGACCGCCGCAAGGCCATGCTGCAGGATATCGCCATCCTGACCGGCGGCAAGGCCATCACGGAAGACCTGGGCCTCAAGCTCGAGAACATTCAGTTGCAGGACCTTGGCCGCGCCAAGAAAATCACGGTGGATAAAGACAACACCACCATCGTGGAAGGCAAAGGCAAGCCGGTCGAGATCGAAGGCCGCGTAAAAGAGATCCGCAGCCAAGTGGAAAACACCACCAGCGACTACGACCGCGAGAAGTTGCAAGAGCGGTTGGCCAAGCTGGTCGGCGGCGTTGCCGTGATCAAAGTCGGCGCAGCCACCGAGACCGAAATGAAAGAGAAGAAAGCTCGCGTGGAAGACGCAATGCACGCAACCCGCGCAGCAGTCGAGGAAGGCATTGTCCCCGGCGGCGGCGTGGCCTTGGTGCGCTGCATCCCGGCGATCGATAAGCTCAAGCTGGAAGGCGATGAGCTGATCGGCGCCAACATCGTAAAGCGCGCGCTGGAAGAGCCCCTGCGCCAGATCGTGGCCAACGCGGGCGAAGAAGGCGCAATTGTGGTCGGCAAGATCCGCGAGCACAAAGACCCTGACTACGGATACAACGCCCAGACCGGTGAGTTCGAACACCTGGTGAAGGCGGGCGTCATTGATCCGACGAAGGTCACGCGCACCGCTCTGCAAAACGCCGGCTCCATCGCGGCGCTGATGCTCACCACCGAAGCGTTGGTTTCGGAGATTCCGGATGACAAGAAGGAAGCTCCAATGCCGGGTGGACACGGCGGGATGGGCGGTTTCTAA
- the groES gene encoding co-chaperone GroES — translation MASKLTPLHDRVVIRRIEDQETVRGGIIIPDSAKEKPQEGEVIAVGKGKSNEEGRVFPLDVKEGDRVLFGKYSGTEIKIDGEEYIIMREEEILGILQGAHSGKAHKEKETAGSRR, via the coding sequence ATGGCAAGTAAGCTTACACCACTACATGATCGCGTCGTAATTCGGCGGATCGAAGACCAAGAAACGGTTCGTGGCGGCATCATTATCCCCGACTCGGCCAAAGAAAAGCCGCAGGAGGGCGAAGTCATTGCCGTTGGCAAGGGCAAGAGCAACGAAGAAGGCCGGGTGTTCCCTCTCGACGTAAAAGAGGGCGACCGGGTCCTGTTCGGCAAGTACTCGGGCACCGAGATCAAGATTGACGGTGAAGAGTACATCATCATGCGGGAAGAGGAGATCCTCGGCATCCTGCAAGGCGCTCACTCCGGCAAAGCTCATAAAGAAAAAGAAACTGCGGGATCGCGGCGCTAG
- a CDS encoding carboxypeptidase-like regulatory domain-containing protein — MRSAILLLLSALLAVPAFAGEKVYSTLKFVILKDGNGKPVRNASVILHPVDKNGHQNKGGIELKTDQDGKTNMDGVPYGKLRVQVIAPGFRTYGEDFEINQPEQEITIKLQKPSDQYSIYK, encoded by the coding sequence ATGAGATCCGCCATCCTGCTGCTCCTTTCGGCATTGCTGGCTGTGCCTGCGTTCGCAGGCGAAAAAGTTTATTCGACCCTGAAGTTTGTGATCCTGAAAGATGGCAATGGCAAGCCGGTGCGCAACGCCTCGGTGATCTTGCATCCGGTGGATAAGAACGGCCACCAGAATAAAGGCGGCATCGAGTTGAAGACCGATCAGGATGGCAAGACCAATATGGATGGCGTCCCGTACGGCAAGCTGCGCGTGCAGGTGATTGCGCCCGGCTTCCGCACCTACGGCGAAGATTTCGAGATCAACCAGCCCGAGCAGGAAATCACCATCAAGCTGCAAAAACCCTCAGACCAATACTCAATCTACAAATAA
- a CDS encoding glycoside hydrolase family 44 protein gives MRKFVLKNLAIAARPLLLLACCAVLLSALPAAAQVTVSVDATASQHPINPLIYGVAFGSTTQLNDLNAPANRWGGNSTTRYNWQTNSHNTASDYYYESIGSGAPGLDADNFISDSKNNGAQPMMTIPIIDWIAKAGPNHPFPCSYPRTKFPSQQSFDIYDSNCGNGLYTNGSPIPGADPNDANVPNSTSIQQAWVQHIVNKWGAAPGGLQYYILDNEHSIWQGTHRDVHPMGPGMDELYQKMRDYSLAVKSVDANAIVVGPEEWGWDGYFFSGKDQQLFGQGNYSTPDKVAHNNEYYLPWLLDQFHQYEIANGKRLLDVFSVHYYPQGGEYGNDDSPAKQTLRNQSTRSLWDPNYVDQSWIPSTGIDGGKVMLIPRLKTWVAQHYPGLKTAITEYNWGDEPNINGATTQADIYGIFGREGLDIGARWTTPAASTPTYKAMKMYRNYDGNKSTFGDTSVSTTVPNPDHLSAFSALRTSDGALTVMLVNKDSGVSPQVNVNLAHFQASGVAHVWQLTSANVINHLSDVAFSSSTITLTAPAQSVTLLVVDAANFTVSVSNPVQTVLANQTATFTGTLTAFNGYSSAVTVTCGSGAPATCVPTTVTPTPGGAAFSVTASNPAGGDFTFNLVATGSDSRAIVHQQQVTLHVADFAVSVSNPVQTVTTNQTASFNGTLTAQNGYNYQVTVSCGIGAPPTCPAASPVAPTGGGAAFSINASSNSNGDYTFNLIATGSDPGTLTHNSQQLILHVLPSADLAATLTRSPSTRYVAVGAPLTYTATVTNNGPTTTVATLTLTFPIKVRITAMDAACTGSGPVVCTSSALATSAQASFHVTILAPLTHDLKTTASVISSTTADPDLSNNTAQNSVRIYLRPMRRAMIMGAP, from the coding sequence TTTGGCAGCACGACGCAACTGAACGATTTAAATGCTCCCGCAAACCGTTGGGGAGGCAATTCCACCACGCGCTACAACTGGCAGACTAACAGTCACAACACAGCCTCCGATTATTATTACGAAAGCATTGGCAGCGGCGCTCCCGGCCTGGATGCCGATAACTTCATCTCCGACTCCAAAAACAACGGCGCCCAACCCATGATGACCATCCCTATCATTGATTGGATCGCCAAGGCGGGCCCGAACCATCCCTTTCCGTGCAGTTATCCCAGAACCAAGTTCCCTTCGCAGCAGTCATTCGATATATACGACTCCAATTGCGGCAACGGGCTGTATACGAATGGAAGTCCGATACCAGGCGCCGATCCCAATGATGCCAATGTGCCCAACAGCACAAGTATTCAGCAGGCCTGGGTGCAGCACATCGTGAACAAATGGGGTGCGGCCCCAGGTGGATTGCAATACTACATCCTCGACAACGAGCACAGCATATGGCAGGGCACGCACCGCGACGTTCATCCCATGGGCCCCGGCATGGATGAGCTATACCAGAAGATGCGCGACTACTCTTTAGCGGTTAAGTCGGTCGATGCGAACGCGATTGTGGTTGGTCCGGAGGAGTGGGGATGGGACGGTTACTTCTTCAGTGGCAAAGACCAGCAACTCTTTGGCCAGGGCAACTACAGCACTCCGGACAAGGTGGCGCATAACAATGAGTACTATCTTCCCTGGCTACTCGACCAGTTCCATCAATATGAGATAGCCAACGGCAAGCGCTTGCTTGATGTATTCAGCGTCCACTACTATCCCCAAGGCGGCGAATACGGTAATGACGATTCACCGGCGAAGCAGACTCTGCGTAATCAATCTACCCGGTCGCTGTGGGACCCAAACTATGTTGACCAGAGTTGGATTCCCTCGACCGGCATCGATGGCGGGAAAGTTATGCTTATTCCGCGCCTGAAAACTTGGGTTGCGCAGCACTATCCTGGACTCAAGACTGCCATCACGGAATACAACTGGGGCGATGAACCCAACATCAACGGCGCGACTACACAGGCCGACATCTACGGCATCTTCGGGCGCGAGGGCCTTGACATCGGTGCGCGCTGGACCACTCCCGCCGCTTCCACCCCCACGTACAAAGCCATGAAGATGTACCGCAACTACGATGGCAACAAATCCACCTTCGGCGATACCAGCGTGTCAACCACGGTGCCCAACCCCGACCATCTTTCCGCCTTCTCTGCCCTGCGCACTTCCGATGGCGCGCTTACGGTCATGCTGGTCAACAAAGATTCAGGTGTCAGCCCGCAGGTGAATGTTAATCTCGCGCATTTCCAAGCCAGCGGCGTCGCTCACGTCTGGCAGCTCACCAGCGCCAACGTGATCAACCACCTGAGCGATGTCGCCTTTTCTTCCAGCACGATTACTCTGACCGCGCCCGCGCAGAGCGTAACGCTGCTGGTAGTTGACGCCGCCAACTTCACGGTTTCGGTTTCCAATCCTGTGCAAACGGTGCTGGCCAATCAGACCGCAACCTTCACGGGCACGCTGACCGCGTTCAACGGGTACAGCAGCGCGGTCACTGTGACCTGCGGCAGTGGCGCACCGGCCACCTGCGTTCCAACAACGGTTACGCCTACCCCGGGCGGAGCAGCTTTCAGCGTCACCGCCAGCAATCCCGCGGGAGGCGACTTCACGTTTAACCTCGTGGCCACTGGTTCTGACTCGCGAGCGATCGTGCATCAACAGCAAGTCACGTTACACGTCGCCGATTTTGCAGTCTCGGTGTCCAATCCTGTGCAGACGGTCACGACGAACCAGACCGCGAGCTTTAACGGCACACTGACCGCGCAAAACGGATACAACTATCAGGTCACGGTGAGCTGCGGCATCGGCGCTCCGCCTACGTGTCCGGCAGCGTCACCTGTGGCGCCCACCGGCGGCGGAGCCGCGTTCAGCATCAACGCCAGCAGCAATAGCAACGGCGACTACACCTTTAATCTCATCGCCACCGGCTCCGACCCGGGCACGCTTACACACAATAGTCAGCAGCTAATATTGCACGTGCTCCCCAGCGCAGATCTTGCCGCCACACTCACTCGCTCGCCTTCTACGCGATATGTGGCAGTCGGCGCGCCGCTGACTTACACCGCAACCGTGACCAACAACGGTCCTACCACCACGGTCGCAACACTGACACTGACTTTCCCAATAAAGGTACGCATCACCGCCATGGACGCCGCCTGCACCGGATCAGGTCCCGTAGTGTGCACCAGCTCGGCGCTGGCCACCTCTGCGCAAGCCAGCTTTCATGTGACGATCCTGGCTCCGCTTACGCATGACCTGAAGACCACGGCTTCGGTCATCTCCTCGACTACCGCTGACCCAGACCTCAGCAATAATACTGCACAGAATTCTGTGAGGATCTACCTGCGCCCCATGCGTCGGGCGATGATCATGGGCGCTCCGTAG